The sequence GTAGATTGGAATATTCAAAGCATTGATAATTTGCTTGATTCGTTCGAGTTGCGGGTGAAAATCGGCGGGTGTTTCAGCGCGTCCAGCCTTATAGTCGGGGTACAGATCATCGCGGAAGGTTCGACCAATATCAAACGAAACCGCCACATACTCTGGTTGGCGCTCGCGTAACAAGTTGAGCAAAATTGATAAAAAGCCTTGCACTGCATAGGTTGGCTCGCCAGTGGCGCGAACCGACATGCCTGTATCGCGAAGCGCAAAAAAGGCGCGAAATGCCAGCGCATGGCCATCAACCAAGACGAGCGTGGGTCGCTGCTGCATACGATCAAAACCTCCTGAAACACAACATCCACCCTGCATTGTAGCAGTATTTGGCTGCAATACCTAGGTGCTTGTTATCGAACATTTGTTCATTTTAACACACAAAGCTGTTGATGATAAGCCGTGCTAGCGAATGATCCACGAAGCGCACAAAGAGCACGAAGGCTTGTTTTAGCCACGAATTGCACGAATTGCACGAATTAGATTCTTCCCTCATAATTTTTTCTGCGCTGCTGCGGTAAAATCTAGCCCCTTTTGATTTAGCCTTCATCCTTTCGATTACTCTATGCGCTTAATCCCGCTGGGAGTTTCGATTGTGGCGATTAATTGTGGCTGGGCGGCGGTTTGCCAACGAGCTTCATCCTGCATGCCAATCTGGCTGAGCATGGTTTCGATTTGGCTGGCTTGCGGGTGATGTAGCTCCAGCTGCAATAAACGACAACCCTGATCAGTTAAACGCTGGATTGGGTGTTGATCGCGCGGCCATTCGATCAGCATTGGCGCAACGCCAGCAAACGGCAAGCTGCCATCGGCAGGAATCGTGATTTGCCAAGCTAAATCGCCACGGCGCATCGGCGTGACCACCCCAAGTTGTTGGTGCAGCAATGCGCTTGCCGCCTGAATCAGGATTGTTCGGGCAACCCAAGTTGCTAAGCGCGGAGCACTGGTTGGTTGCAACGAATCTAATTCAAACCAGCGTGGGCGCTTGGGGGCAGCCAGTGTTGGATCGGGCGCGATCACTTCGAGGTAGCAATGCTCGCCTAGTTTGAGCAAACAATTGTGAGTTGCCATCGCCTGATGTTGGCCACCAGCCTGCATCGGCACGCCGAGCAAATCCTCAATATAGGCCACACCAAGCGCGAGATTGGGCGCAGTGACGACT comes from Chloroflexota bacterium and encodes:
- a CDS encoding VOC family protein: MMPLATWIDHLVVTAPNLALGVAYIEDLLGVPMQAGGQHQAMATHNCLLKLGEHCYLEVIAPDPTLAAPKRPRWFELDSLQPTSAPRLATWVARTILIQAASALLHQQLGVVTPMRRGDLAWQITIPADGSLPFAGVAPMLIEWPRDQHPIQRLTDQGCRLLQLELHHPQASQIETMLSQIGMQDEARWQTAAQPQLIATIETPSGIKRIE